The genomic DNA AGCTTCCACGGCTGTGGGAGAATTCTTAAGGGGCAAAGCCAGCTCCACTCCCCACACCTCTGCCCTCCCCTAAACCCTCAAGCTGCCCTTGGATGGTTCAGAAATTCTTCCACTAGTCTTGCAGATGGAAGAAGTCTGCCCTCTTTGAATTCCTCCTCACCTTTATCTTCCTCCCcgctttcttcttcctctaaagGTAGGAAATCTGAGATCTTGAATCCACCAGGTTTCAGAAATGGGAAGGAGTAGCCACCTCTATTCTAGGCTTTGATGTACAAGAGTTTCTAATTACTCCTTTGGAAACAGCTTTAAACACCACGGACAGTTTtgagttgtgctttttttttcctggagagaaAGTTCTAGAGGACGAGGGTGACCCAGTGGGATCCCAGTTGGAAAAGGTTACATATTGTTGcctccattgtatagatgaggaaactgaggctcagaggtgaggCATCTTGCCCGGGTTCTAGAGCAGATCTATCTGATTATTAAGTTTTTGCTTCTTCCATTGCCATTGGCCAGGACTTGGTTTGCACTGGGAACTGGGCagaaccaaattttaaaattgagaggGAGATCCTGCCCATCAGGATCGTAGTGTGTGAGTTGTGTGCATGGAGAATGGGGAAGTCTGACCATCGAGTACTCTCTTGATCTAATATTATGTTGattgaacttttttaaaaaaaataagtaagtgaTTGAACAAATAACTCTCTCACACATTCACCACACTCAGCCTCACACCAAACTTTTTcccacctcagggtctttgcactggctgtttcctctgcctggaatgcccttctcctCAAATATTCACATGGTTGATTCCTCTCTCTTTAGATCCAGAATAACGGTCACCTCCTCCAAGTGGCTTTCCTTGAACATTCCATCTTAATGTCACTTCCCCGCAGCACATCATAGCACTTATCATGATCTatgactatctttttaaaaaattaattaattttattttttggctgtgttgggtctttgttgctgcatgcaggctttctcttgttggggcgagtgggggctactcttcgttgccatgcgcagacttctcattgtggtggcttctcttgttgatgagcacgagctctaggtgcgcgggctcagtagttgtggctcgtgggctctagagtgcaggcccaatagttgtggagcacgggtttagttgctccgcggcatgtaggatcttcccggaccagggctcgaacccgtgtcccctgcattggccggcggattcttaaccactgcgccaccagggaagtcctataactatcttttgttttgatttaattCCTTGTTTCTTGTGTGTCTTCTGCCCTAGAATGTTGACCTCACAAGACCaagaatttttgttgttttttccccactGCCTTATCCCTAGCCCCTAAAGTAGTTCCTGgtaataaatatctgtggaaagaaaaaagggcagaaggaaacaaagaagtaCAGGCTAAATGACCGagggaataaatgaatgtataccTATaaggttaaataaatgaaatgggaataaaaggGACTTTGGGGAAAAAGGACCCCAAATTCCCACATTTGGAATATAAAGGAAGTaagatttaaagaaacaaaaagacagttattttatttttgtttaaaaatcctTGAGTGAGGAGAACTGAGAAAGTTTGTATAAAAGGGTCCCCTACTATTGCTAGGGTGAGTATTGGGGGGGCAGTCAGAGATAACAGCATTGAAGGGGTGGGTGGAGAAGAAACAGGGCTTAGGGGCCTGGAAGTGGAGGGTGGCGAGCAGGGCTGCCAAGGGAGTGAGCACAGAACAGTGGGGGGGGTGATTCAGTCGTCCCATTCATCATCCTCATCGTCATCGCCAGCCTGGTCCTCCCCTTCgtctagagggagagagagagtggaacTCAGGATGGGCAGGAGGGTTCAAAAGCCCTAGGGAGGGGGATTACTAGGGCCTGGGAGGTTGGGGCTCAGGACCCTGGGGGACTGAGATCTCATGCTTGGAAATTAGATCTGGGGCCTGTGTGTTGGATGAAGAAGGGACCCCCTCAGAGGAGGGAGATTTAGGGGCAAGGTAGGGACTATAGCTGGGGTCTGGGTTCTAGTTGGAGTCGAGGTTAACATTATTGTCAAAAATGTGTGGTTAGTTGGGATATTATTGTCATACAAAGGGTTGATTTTAACAGACTTATCACTTAACGGGGTGGATTTAAATATTAGCCAAGGTGGAGGAAATTACAATATTATGGTTTCATAATGGGTTAAGGTTAACATTGTTGACACGGAATGGGGTTAATGATGATGTCATGGTCAAAAGATGAGGTTCGTTATGATATTGTCATGTAATGGATTCATGTTTATCTTGTGAACAGACTCTGGGGTTGATGTTAGTATTATTGTCAAAGTTGGAGTTAATTATATTATTGTCACATAATAGGTTGAGGTTAATATTATCCTCATATAATTGTCATATAATGACAATATTGTTGACACATTAAGGGATTAATGTCAACATTATTGTAAAAGATTGGGTTAGTTATAATATTATCACATAATGTGTTAAGGTTAATCTGTTGACACATGGAGTTAGAGTCAATATGATGGTCAAAGATGGGGGCTCCTTATAATATTATCATCACATAGCGGCTAATGTTAATACTATTGAACATATGGGATTAATGTTAATACTATTGTCAAAGATAGAGTTAATCATATTACTGTTACATAATGACAGTTAACGTTGTAGAAAAAGAGACTGATAAAAGATTCATGTTCATGCTCTCATCAACATATGGGCTAATGTTACTATTGATGGTGGCTGTTAGGGGTGTTTTTAGGCTGACACTAGCTGGGAACCAGGGTCGGGGTCCTGGCAGGATGGGCTCCGAATGGCAGGCTCGCAGGGGGGGGGAGCTCTTACCCGAGGAGTGGATGGCTCTGCTTCTCTTCTGCATCACGTGCATCAGGGCCCCCACCAGCCCCTCGGAGCTCTGAGGTGGCGGTTGCAGCGCTGAGCTCTCTGGGGCCCCAGGGGTCTGCAGCAAGCAGGGTCCAGCACACAAGGCTCAGGGCCTGTGAGAGAAGCGCTTCTCCCCGCCCCTCATCATCCTTTCTCCTCCCACACACTCCCGTCTCCCCACCAACCTCCCAACCCTATCACTCAACCCCCAAATCCTGGGACCCCCATCAGTCTCGGCCCTGGCCCCCTAATATCCTGACTTGTGCAGCACACCCCAGAGTCCCAGTCCCCCAATCCTCCATCACGCCGGCCCTCACCTTGTTCAGCTGAATTCCCTGCCGGATTTGATCCAAAAGCGCCCCCCGACCCCCACCAGGGGCCAGGCCCCCCACAAgccccagaggaggagggggtgggggagcgaTCGGTCCGACCCCAGAGCtgggtggtggcggtggtggtggtggtggcggagGCAGGGGCGGCCCCCCAGCTCcaggggggggagggggcggtggtACAGAGCGTCCAGTGGCTGGAGGGGGTGGTGGCGGAGGGCCCCCTCGGCCCGGTGGTGGGGGTCCCCGGGGAGTTGGCGGGGGAGGAGCACCTCCCGAAGGTACAGGGGGTAGTGGGCCAGAGCGACCCTTGTTACTCCCCACAGCTGGGGGCCGGGGGGGCTGGTTCCCTCCTCGGGATGGTGGTGGGGGCGGTGGAAGCGGCTCTGAGGGGGAAAGATAACACAGAGCtattattatagttttctttAGAGCCTCAGttttgctcatttgtaaaatgggtatcCTAATCGACCAACTCCCAATTTGAGCGGTATAGGGGTTTCCATGAGGACTGAGTGCCTGCAATGTATCTCTTAGAGATCAGCTACCAGGGTTGGAGAAGAAGGGGGTGTCCAGAAAGAGGGGGGCTCACCCTGGCGCCTCATCTCCTTCCGCACAGCCTCCAGCCCACCCTGGTTCTCAATGAAGTCATAGATAAATTTGGAGGTCTCCGCGTCAGTGAGCTGGGCCTCACTGATTCCAGCCCTGGAGAACAGGCTCCGCAGATCTGGGTCCAGATTGTTCACCTGCCCAGGAGGTAAAAGGCCGGGGCAGGGGTGTGAGAataaggtggggagggaaggggcacaGATTATTATGGGGTCCACCCCAGAGAGGGATCTAAGAGGGGTGTGGGAAGGGTGGGGTCTGGGGAGTAGGTCTGGAGCAGTGGACTATGGAAAGGTAGGTGGGAGTTGAGTGGGGTCCAGGGGACTTTGGAGTTACTCACGTCAAATCCATTCTGGGGGTCCCACCCCACGTGGCTGACATGTCTGGGGGAGGTGAGGAGACCCCAGTGAAGCCCCAcggcccttccttccctctcttcctagtGAAGCCCTCTTGCCCTCTCCTGCCCAGAGGGACTCTGAGGGGCCAGAATTAACGTATGAGTCTTAAGTGAATGAAGGAGTGAGAGCAGTAGTTATGGAACTAGAAGGGGTCCATAGTTTGTGGTACCCATCTGTCCGCCCAGCCCTCTttccaccatccatccacccatctatttGCCCACGTAGCCATTCACATTCACCTGTCGGACCATTGATCTATATACATTTGTCTCCCCACTCATCTGTCCACACACATCTATTTACCCATTTGTCCACCAATCTGTCCTAACCCACACttgtccatccacccatccatctacccatgtgcccatctttccatccattcactcacttGACTACCCATTCAACCACACACTTCTGTCTATTTACCCATTGAACTGTCCATTCATCCACATATCTGGCCACCTATCCATCCCCATCCACCTTGTCTGTGAACAAATCAGCCTATATACCCATCAGACCACATActcatccactcacccatccatctacCTACCCATTTCCCATTTACCCATCCATTCATTCTCCaatccacccattcattcattcatccaattaTCCATCTACCCACCGATCCACTCACCCACCAGCCCACCCAGGGTGGGACTAGGGTGGGACTAGCTTGAGGTGAGTGAGGAGCAAAATTTCAGGAGGCATTCACTCTCTGAGTCATGAATTGTAGTTGCATGGCCCGGAGAGTGACTGCCTCTGTAAAAGTTGGGAACCTTGGTGCCTTTGGTGCCTCTCCCTAGTCCCCGGCTTTgaacccacccacctacccatccactCATCTACCtactcccccacccacccatccatttcCCCATCCTTCCATCCACTCAACTATCCTCCTATCCACCTGCTCatctgctcccccacccccaggatctGTGGGCCCACTGGGGAGAGATTCTCACTTGAATCCACTGGGTGCACCAATATCAGCCTTGCtgatctttttcttccctgagcgTTTCTTATCACCTGGACCAGGCCCAGGTGCAGGGAGCCCACGGTATCGTGAATTCGTGATGTCTGGGTTctggatgtccactgtcaccagcCCCAGGGACAGTGAgccagctgctgggcctgtggggAAAAATGGGTGACTGGGCCACTGACCCATTTACCTACCAACCAGAGCATAGGAGCAAGAGACAGGAAGATGGTTGAGGGAATCTGTGTGTTTGATGGTCATGGAGGGAGTGGATGAGGGGTCCAGATAGGGTTTATGGAGAAGCGGCTGGGTGGGTGCCACAAACCATCCATACATTcactgattaattaattaatttatttactcatgCTTATCACTTAAGTACTGACTCATTTATTCACTGGCTCATCGActaatttgttaaattatttgttcactcattcaataGTTACTTTCTTCACCGATTGAAATGTtgtcacttattcatttattcactaccGAATTCATTCaatcactcattcattaattaatttattcaatcatccatccatctattcatccatttatccacATACCCACTCACCTATACATCTCTACACCCACTTATACATCTATCTATATTTTCATCCTTCCATCAATTCATGCCCCCGTTCAACCATCTTTCCACCACCAATCCATCCACCCACACATTCACCCACTTATCGCTGCACCCACCCACCTACTCATCCATCTACCCACTCCCCGCCTGTGTATCCATTCACTCCCCCACCACCTGCCCATGTAGAGACACAGGGAAGAATAGCACTCACCCCCTTGGTCTCCACCTGggtgtgggggcaggggtgggagccctcctcttctctctgggAAGACGGAATGGGTAGAGAGCTATCGCAACCCTGCCACAGGCTCCTGGGCTAGCCCCTTCTTACTCTTCCTTGCACT from Lagenorhynchus albirostris chromosome X, mLagAlb1.1, whole genome shotgun sequence includes the following:
- the WAS gene encoding actin nucleation-promoting factor WAS, translating into MSGGPSGGRPGGRGGPGVQQNIPSTLLQDHENQRLFEMLGRKCWTLATAVVQLYLALPRGAEHWTKEHCGAVCFVKDNPQKSYFIRLYGLQAGRLLWEQELYSQLVYSTPTPFFHTFAGDDCQAGLNFADEGEAQAFRTLVQEKIQKRNQRQSGDRRQVPPPPVPANEERRGGLPPLPPHPGGDQGGPAAGSLSLGLVTVDIQNPDITNSRYRGLPAPGPGPGDKKRSGKKKISKADIGAPSGFKHVSHVGWDPQNGFDVNNLDPDLRSLFSRAGISEAQLTDAETSKFIYDFIENQGGLEAVRKEMRRQEPLPPPPPPSRGGNQPPRPPAVGSNKGRSGPLPPVPSGGAPPPPTPRGPPPPGRGGPPPPPPPATGRSVPPPPPPPGAGGPPLPPPPPPPPPPPSSGVGPIAPPPPPPLGLVGGLAPGGGRGALLDQIRQGIQLNKTPGAPESSALQPPPQSSEGLVGALMHVMQKRSRAIHSSDEGEDQAGDDDEDDEWDD